In a genomic window of Epinephelus lanceolatus isolate andai-2023 chromosome 3, ASM4190304v1, whole genome shotgun sequence:
- the LOC144462448 gene encoding uncharacterized protein LOC144462448 isoform X2 has translation MRTLHVLMFCCFSAPTVLLGAPPSTTTTTITTTLQTEADTLPQGSFAFTTERSAADSTLPVTEGRKKEAEATSLKDTTVVIIVSVSLALLVCAFIPLIFFTHCRSNVGHNKGESDYCEENADGASQGAVRLQSLNPHVDAESSGHDASQYAAIYKALDPKTLE, from the exons ATGAGGACTCTGCATGTCCTCATGTTTTGCTGCTTCTCAG CTCCCACTGTTCTTCTTGGAGCTcctccctccaccaccaccaccaccatcaccaccacactGCAGACCGAAGCAGATACTCTGCCCCAAGGCAGCTTTGCATTCACCACTGAACGGTCAGCAGCAGACTCGACCCTGCCTGTGACAGAGGGCAGGAAAAAAGAGGCAGAAGCAACCAGCCTCAAAG ACACCACAGTGGTCATTATTGTCTCAGTGAGCCTCGCCCTTCTGGTTTGTGCCTTTATACCTCTTATATTCTTCACACACTGCCGGAGTAATGTGG GCCACAACAAGGGTGAG TCTGATTACTGTGAGGAAAATGCAGATGGTGCGTCTCAAGGTGCCGTGAGGCTGCAATCTTTAAACCCACATGTTGATGCGGAGTCCAGTGGTCATGATGCCTCCCAGTATGCTGCCATCTACAAGGCACTGGATCCCAAAACTCTGGAATGA
- the LOC144462448 gene encoding uncharacterized protein LOC144462448 isoform X1, translating to MRTLHVLMFCCFSAPTVLLGAPPSTTTTTITTTLQTEADTLPQGSFAFTTERSAADSTLPVTEGRKKEAEATSLKDTTVVIIVSVSLALLVCAFIPLIFFTHCRSNVEGHNKGESDYCEENADGASQGAVRLQSLNPHVDAESSGHDASQYAAIYKALDPKTLE from the exons ATGAGGACTCTGCATGTCCTCATGTTTTGCTGCTTCTCAG CTCCCACTGTTCTTCTTGGAGCTcctccctccaccaccaccaccaccatcaccaccacactGCAGACCGAAGCAGATACTCTGCCCCAAGGCAGCTTTGCATTCACCACTGAACGGTCAGCAGCAGACTCGACCCTGCCTGTGACAGAGGGCAGGAAAAAAGAGGCAGAAGCAACCAGCCTCAAAG ACACCACAGTGGTCATTATTGTCTCAGTGAGCCTCGCCCTTCTGGTTTGTGCCTTTATACCTCTTATATTCTTCACACACTGCCGGAGTAATGTGG aAGGCCACAACAAGGGTGAG TCTGATTACTGTGAGGAAAATGCAGATGGTGCGTCTCAAGGTGCCGTGAGGCTGCAATCTTTAAACCCACATGTTGATGCGGAGTCCAGTGGTCATGATGCCTCCCAGTATGCTGCCATCTACAAGGCACTGGATCCCAAAACTCTGGAATGA
- the dnajb1b gene encoding dnaJ homolog subfamily B member 1b, translating to MVKMGKDYYDILGIKKGASEDDIKKAYRKQALRFHPDKNKSAGAEEKFKEIAEAYDVLSDPKKKDIYDRYGEEGLKGGGIPGGGGGPGNFSYSFQGDPHVIFAEFFGGRNPFEQFFGGRNGGMDEDMDTEDPFARFGMGGGGIGGFPRSFSSGMGGMGPHTSVVKKHQDPPVVHDLQVTLEEVLSGCTKRMKISRKRLNPDGRSVRVEDKILEVQIKKGWKEGTKITFPKEGDETPTVIPADVVFVLKDKPHPVFKRDGSDIVYTAKISLRDALCGCTVNAPTLDGRTVTVSTTDIVQPGMKRRISGEGLPYPKRPDRRGDLLVEYEVKFPERLSQSARDTIAQVLPRS from the exons ATGGTCAAAATGGGTAAAGACTACTACGACATTTTGGGAATTAAGAAAGGAGCGTCGGAGGACGATATAAAGAAAGCTTATCGTAAGCAGGCTCTGCGCTTTCACCCCGACAAAAACAAGTCCGCGGGAGCCGAGGAGAAGTTCAAGGAGATTGCTGAAGCTTATGACGTTTTGAGCGACCCAAAGAAAAAGGACATATACGACCGTTATGGTGAAGAAG GTCTGAAAGGCGGAGGCATcccaggtggtggtggtggtccTGGCAACTTCAGCTACAGCTTCCAGGGTGACCCGCATGTCATTTTCGCAGAGTTCTTTGGTGGACGCAATCCCTTTGAACAGTTCTTCGGTGGCCGCAATGGAGGCATGGATGAGGACATGGACACTGAGGACCCTTTTGCCCGCTTTGGGATGGGGGGCGGTGGAATCGGGGGGTTTCCTCGCTCCTTCAGCTCCGGCATGGGAGGAATGGGCCCTCACACTAGTGTTGTAAAGAAGCACCAGGACCCTCCTGTGGTTCATGACCTCCAGGTGACCTTGGAGGAAGTTCTGTCGGGTTGCACAAAGAGAATGAAGATCTCTcgtaaaaggctgaaccccgaTGGGCGATCAGTAAGGGTAGAGGATAAAATCCTGGAGGTGCAGATAAAGAAGGGCTGGAAAGAGGGCACGAAAATCACGTTTCCCAAAGAGGGCGACGAGACTCCCACGGTTATTCCAGCTGATGTGGTTTTTGTGTTAAAGGACAAGCCACACCCAGTATTCAAACGTGATGGCTCGGACATCGTTTACACAGCAAAGATTTCACTCAGAGAT GCCTTGTGTGGCTGCACAGTCAACGCACCCACACTGGACGGCAGAACGGTGACTGTGTCAACAACAGATATCGTGCAGCCAGGGATGAAACGACGCATTAGTGGCGAGGGGCTGCCCTATCCCAAACGCCCTGATCGTCGAGGGGACCTATTAGTGGAGTATGAGGTCAAGTTCCCAGAACGGCTCAGCCAGAGTGCCCGGGACACCATCGCTCAGGTCCTGCCGCGATCTTAA
- the tecrb gene encoding trans-2,3-enoyl-CoA reductase b isoform X2, translated as MKHYEVEILDAKTKDKLCFLDKVEPNATIGEIKSMFHKSHPQWYPARQSIRLDPKGKSLKDEDVLQHLPVGTTATFYFRDLGAQISWVTVFLTEYTGPLVIYLMFYFRVPFIYAPKYDFTTSKHWVVHLACMCHSFHFVKRLLETLFVHRFSHGTMPLRNIFKNCTYYWGFAAWMAYYINHPLYTPPIYGEQQIRLALIIFLFCQIGNFSIHIALRNLRPPGSKTRKIPYPTKNPFTWIFLLVSCPNYTYELGSWLGFTLMTQCLPVAFFTLVGFIQMTVWAKGKHRSYLKEFRDYPPLRSPILPFIL; from the exons ATGAAGCACTACGAG GTGGAGATACTGGATGCCAAGACCAAGGACAAGCTCTGCTTCCTGGACAAG GTCGAGCCAAATGCCACCATCGGAGAGATCAAGTCTATGTTCCACAAGAGCC ATCCTCAGTGGTACCCAGCCAGACAGTCCATTCGCCTCGACCCCA AGGGAAAGTCTCTGAAGGATGAGGACGTTCTGCAGCATCTCCCTGTGGGGACCACGGCAACCTTTTACTTCAGAGACCTGGGAGCGCAGATCAGCTGGGTCACA GTCTTTCTGACTGAGTACACAGGTCCTCTGGTCATCTATCTGATGTTCTACTTCAGAGTTCCCTTCATCTACGCACCCAAATATGACTTTACCACCAGTAAACACTGGGTCGTACA TCTCGCCTGTATGTGTCACTCTTTCCACTTCGTGAAGAGGCTGCTGGAGACGCTATTTGTGCATCGCTTCTCTCATGGAACAATGCCGTTACGCAACATCTTCAAG AACTGTACCTACTACTGGGGCTTTGCAGCATGGATGGCTTATTATATCAACCATCCGCTGTACACACCACCCA TCTACGGGGAGCAACAGATCCGACTGGCCCTCATCATATTCTTG TTCTGTCAGATTGGCAACTTTTCCATCCACATTGCTCTACGGAACCTCCGTCCaccag GCTCCAAGACCAGGAAGATTCCCTATCCAACCAAGAACCCCTTCACCTGGATCTTCCTGCTGGTCTCCTGCCCCAACTACACCTATGAG CTGGGCTCCTGGCTCGGCTTCACACTGATGACCCAGTGCTTGCCTGTGGCCTTCTTCACCCTGGTTGGTTTCATCCAGATGACTGTGTGGGCCAAGGGGAAGCACCGCAGCTACCTGAAGGAGTTCCGTGACTACCCTCCTCTCCGCTCACCCATCCTGCCCTTCATCCTGTAG
- the tecrb gene encoding trans-2,3-enoyl-CoA reductase b isoform X1 — protein MDALALEATSTKKPVNGAVLAPLPVPAPVKRKPAKKAKKAVVFFEVEILDAKTKDKLCFLDKVEPNATIGEIKSMFHKSHPQWYPARQSIRLDPKGKSLKDEDVLQHLPVGTTATFYFRDLGAQISWVTVFLTEYTGPLVIYLMFYFRVPFIYAPKYDFTTSKHWVVHLACMCHSFHFVKRLLETLFVHRFSHGTMPLRNIFKNCTYYWGFAAWMAYYINHPLYTPPIYGEQQIRLALIIFLFCQIGNFSIHIALRNLRPPGSKTRKIPYPTKNPFTWIFLLVSCPNYTYELGSWLGFTLMTQCLPVAFFTLVGFIQMTVWAKGKHRSYLKEFRDYPPLRSPILPFIL, from the exons ATGGATGCCCTAGCACTAGAGGCCACCAGCACTAAAAAGCCGGTTAACGGGGCGGTGCTTGCCCCGTTGCCGGTCCCAGCACCGGTCAAACGTAAACCTGCTAAAAAAGCTAAAAAGGCTGTTGTTTTCTTTGAGGTGGAGATACTGGATGCCAAGACCAAGGACAAGCTCTGCTTCCTGGACAAG GTCGAGCCAAATGCCACCATCGGAGAGATCAAGTCTATGTTCCACAAGAGCC ATCCTCAGTGGTACCCAGCCAGACAGTCCATTCGCCTCGACCCCA AGGGAAAGTCTCTGAAGGATGAGGACGTTCTGCAGCATCTCCCTGTGGGGACCACGGCAACCTTTTACTTCAGAGACCTGGGAGCGCAGATCAGCTGGGTCACA GTCTTTCTGACTGAGTACACAGGTCCTCTGGTCATCTATCTGATGTTCTACTTCAGAGTTCCCTTCATCTACGCACCCAAATATGACTTTACCACCAGTAAACACTGGGTCGTACA TCTCGCCTGTATGTGTCACTCTTTCCACTTCGTGAAGAGGCTGCTGGAGACGCTATTTGTGCATCGCTTCTCTCATGGAACAATGCCGTTACGCAACATCTTCAAG AACTGTACCTACTACTGGGGCTTTGCAGCATGGATGGCTTATTATATCAACCATCCGCTGTACACACCACCCA TCTACGGGGAGCAACAGATCCGACTGGCCCTCATCATATTCTTG TTCTGTCAGATTGGCAACTTTTCCATCCACATTGCTCTACGGAACCTCCGTCCaccag GCTCCAAGACCAGGAAGATTCCCTATCCAACCAAGAACCCCTTCACCTGGATCTTCCTGCTGGTCTCCTGCCCCAACTACACCTATGAG CTGGGCTCCTGGCTCGGCTTCACACTGATGACCCAGTGCTTGCCTGTGGCCTTCTTCACCCTGGTTGGTTTCATCCAGATGACTGTGTGGGCCAAGGGGAAGCACCGCAGCTACCTGAAGGAGTTCCGTGACTACCCTCCTCTCCGCTCACCCATCCTGCCCTTCATCCTGTAG